One region of Malania oleifera isolate guangnan ecotype guangnan chromosome 6, ASM2987363v1, whole genome shotgun sequence genomic DNA includes:
- the LOC131158047 gene encoding hydroquinone glucosyltransferase-like, whose translation MEYTHPNDPTPHLAMIPTPGMGHIIPLAEFANQLVLRYRFTATLIILSDGSPMTAQKSLLRSLPDAITSHFLSPVNFDDLPPDVKIETRISLSLTRSLSGIRDTVKSLSRATRLVGLVTDLLGTDVFDVAKEFSVLSYIFFPSTAMALSFFFHLPELDATCSCEFRDLPDLIQLPGCIPVHWRDLFDPVQDRKDEAYRWVLHHAKRYARADGIIVNSFLDLESGAFKALKEEARGRPPIYPIGPLTQSGSAIESGFGDGLGCLRWLDEQPHGSVLFVSFGSGGTLSPEQLNELAMGLEMSRQRFIWVVRSPHEKAVNATYFGAQNEEDPSDFLPEGLLARTQKVGLVVPSWAPQVRVLAHGSTGGFLSHCGWNSTLESIVHGVPMVAWPLYAEQRMNAAMLLELGAAAMMEADEQGVVRRGDIAKCVRGIIEGEEGRVLRKKMGELKDAAQLALSRDGSSIKALDEVARMWKNRIIT comes from the coding sequence ATGGAATATACCCACCCCAATGACCCGACTCCTCACTTGGCCATGATACCCACGCCCGGGATGGGTCACATCATCCCGCTCGCCGAGTTCGCCAACCAGCTCGTTCTCCGCTACCGCTTCACCGCCACGCTCATCATCCTCAGTGACGGCTCCCCCATGACAGCCCAAAAATCGCTTCTCCGATCCTTACCCGACGCCATCACCTCCCATTTCCTTTCTCCGGTCAACTTCGACGACCTTCCTCCCGACGTCAAAATCGAAACGCGAATCTCACTCAGCTTGACTCGCTCCCTCTCTGGCATTCGCGACACGGTCAAGTCCCTAAGTCGGGCGACTCGGCTTGTGGGCCTCGTCACAGACCTCCTTGGTACGGACGTCTTCGACGTAGCCAAGGAATTTAGTGTTCTATCTTACATTTTCTTCCCTTCGACCGCCATGGCTTTGTCGTTCTTCTTCCACCTGCCCGAGCTCGACGCCACCTGCTCCTGCGAGTTCAGAGACCTTCCCGACTTGATTCAATTACCCGGATGCATACCGGTTCACTGGAGGGACTTATTCGACCCGGTTCAAGATAGGAAGGACGAGGCCTATAGGTGGGTTCTGCACCATGCCAAAAGATACGCCCGTGCTGATGGGATAATAGTCAACAGCTTTTTAGACCTAGAATCGGGCGCTTTTAAGGCGTTAAAAGAAGAGGCACGAGGCCGACCGCCGATTTACCCGATTGGACCGCTTACACAATCCGGATCGGCAATTGAATCGGGTTTCGGGGACGGGCTTGGGTGTCTGAGGTGGCTGGATGAACAGCCACATGGCTCAGTGCTATTTGTCTCCTTCGGAAGCGGTGGGACCCTGTCTCCGGAGCAGCTCAACGAGCTGGCAATGGGCTTGGAAATGAGTAGACAGAGATTCATTTGGGTCGTGAGAAGCCCACACGAGAAGGCCGTGAACGCCACTTACTTCGGTGCCCAAAACGAGGAGGACCCGTCGGATTTCTTGCCGGAGGGGTTATTGGCCAGGACTCAGAAAGTGGGCCTGGTGGTGCCGTCGTGGGCTCCGCAGGTTCGGGTCCTGGCCCACGGGTCGACGGGCGGGTTCTTGAGCCACTGCGGGTGGAACTCGACCCTGGAGAGCATAGTGCACGGGGTGCCGATGGTGGCGTGGCCGCTCTACGCGGAGCAGAGGATGAACGCCGCCATGCTGCTGGAATTGGGGGCGGCGGCGATGATGGAAGCCGACGAGCAAGGGGTGGTGCGGCGGGGGGATATCGCGAAGTGTGTGAGGGGGATAATTGAAGGGGAAGAAGGGCGGGTGCTGAGGAAAAAGATGGGGGAACTCAAGGATGCTGCCCAATTGGCTTTGAGCAGAGATGGGTCCTCCATAAAGGCACTTGATGAGGTAGCACGGATGTGGAAAAATCGAATAATTACGTGA